In Bactrocera oleae isolate idBacOlea1 chromosome 3, idBacOlea1, whole genome shotgun sequence, a genomic segment contains:
- the LOC106614853 gene encoding zinc carboxypeptidase A 1: protein MSLKFSLILALCLAVVAISNAERARYDNYRVYRVTASDAKELAILKTMEDTSDALIFIEGVHSVNRDIEVVVAPHKIPDFLKAMGDNEIDYVLLENNLQAQLDDEDKEQIKGRAGGYDWTAYQTLDDTYNWLISLTRLYPGVVTLIEGGKTYEKRSILGIKISYNNGNAQKPGIFIEAGIHAREWIAPATTTYIINQLLTSEDAALQDLAKNYDWYFFPHANPDGYVYTHTTNRMWRKTRQPHGICYGADPNRNWDSYWGTVGISNNPCSETYAGPKAFSEIETKSLSNYIKSLEGKIQLYISYHSYSQYVLYPYGHTNQLPDNVADFQSVFNVTVDAIKQRYGTRYTGGNVYDAIYPASGSSTDWAYANVGTRMSFCLELRPGPNAFVTGFRLPANQILPTAEETLDALVAMVNKVKDLGYFK, encoded by the coding sequence ATGTCATTGAAATTTAGTCTAATCTTGGCACTCTGCCTGGCAGTAGTGGCCATAAGCAACGCTGAACGTGCGCGTTATGATAACTATCGTGTGTACCGTGTGACCGCATCCGATGCCAAGGAGTTGGCTATCCTGAAAACGATGGAAGACACAAGTGACGCGCTGATCTTCATAGAGGGGGTACACTCAGTGAATCGTGATATTGAAGTAGTTGTAGCGCCACATAAAATACCCGACTTCCTGAAAGCTATGGGGGACAATGAGATTGATTATGTGCTATTGGAAAATAACTTGCAAGCGCAATTAGATGATGAAGATAAAGAACAAATTAAGGGACGTGCCGGCGGTTATGATTGGACTGCGTACCAAACACTAGATGATACCTACAATTGGTTGATTTCATTGACTCGATTATATCCAGGCGTTGTAACACTAATTGAAGGTGGCAAGACCTATGAAAAGCGTTCTATTTTGGGTATAAAGATCTCTTACAATAACGGTAATGCGCAGAAGCCAGGTATATTTATTGAGGCTGGTATTCATGCACGTGAATGGATTGCACCAGCAACGACTACATATATCATCAATCAATTGTTGACATCTGAAGATGCAGCTCTACAAGATTTGGCAAAGAATTACGATTGGTACTTCTTTCCACATGCTAATCCTGACGGTTATGTCTACACACATACCACCAATCGTATGTGGCGTAAGACACGTCAACCACATGGTATTTGCTATGGCGCCGATCCCAACCGTAATTGGGATTCCTACTGGGGTACTGTCGGTATCAGCAATAATCCTTGCTCTGAGACGTACGCCGGTCCAAAAGCATTCTCTGAAATTGAAACTAAATCATTGTCCAACTATATTAAATCATTGGAGGGCAAAATTCAATTGtacatctcataccattcctACTCACAATATGTGTTGTATCCTTATGGTCACACTAATCAACTACCTGACAATGTCGCTGATTTCCAAAGTGTCTTCAATGTTACTGTGGATGCTATAAAGCAGCGTTACGGTACCCGATATACCGGTGGTAATGTTTACGATGCTATTTACCCTGCTTCGGGTTCTAGTACGGATTGGGCTTATGCCAATGTCGGCACTCGCATGTCATTCTGCCTTGAGTTGCGTCCGGGTCCAAATGCATTTGTAACAGGCTTCAGGCTGCCAGCTAATCAAATTCTTCCCACCGCCGAAGAAACTTTGGATGCCCTTGTCGCTATGGTTAACAAGGTTAAGGATTTGGGTTATTTTAAGTGA